The Leptolyngbya iicbica LK region CAGCAGTCGCGGTGCCGTCACAGATCTCGATTTGTTTGAGTAAGGACCGACTCCAGGGGGGACGGGCGCGATCGCGTCCCTCTCAAGCCAACGGCAATCCTTTGCGCCCGAGCTGTAATGCGGCTCGGGCTTTTTTTGGCAATCTGGAATGATTCGAGTAAACGGAAGGCTGTTACCGCAGTCGATGCGGCCACTGAGCGCCACCTGACCTGATGGCGGTTTTCTGTGCTTTTAGGTTGACTCAACTGCAAATTTCTATCGCAAGATGCTGAGTGCTCGGCCCTTCATCCGCGACAATGCAATAGGTCCAGTGTTGGCTGCGCTACCTGTACGCACTGGCCGCCCCGTCACACATGAGGATGCCCCATGACTCTTTCTCGTTGGTTTCGACCCTTTTTGCCACTGATGTTGGTGACAGTGCTGACAGTCACCGCCTGTAGCTCTGCTCCCTCCAAATACGATCAGGTACAAGAGGACACGACGGGGTTTAATGCCCCCGCCGCGGTCGAAAAGGGCGCTGAGCAGGGTGGTAAATTCAACCAATTTTTTCCGGCCTCAGAAGGTGACTTCAAGGTCGTACCTTCGCAGGAAAAGCAGGGATTTGCGGAATACAAACTCAAGCGCGACGGTGAAACCCTGGCGATGCTGACGATTAATGACACCATCAGCCTGCCCGCGGCCGCCCAAAAGTATGAAGATGCCACCGAGTCGTTGGCGGGCTATCCCGTAGTACAGCAGGGCAACACAGCCACAGGACTCTTGGTAAATGGTCGCTATCAGGTCAAGGTGCTCTCTCGTAGTGACAGCTTTACCGCCAGCGATCGCGCCACCTGGCTCGAAAAATTTGACCTCGACAGCCTGGCGGAGCTGGAAGCCAACACGAAAGCCTATCGCCGCGTGCAAAAAAAGCAGGAGAAAGCTGCCCAGAAAGCTGCAGCTCAATCAGCCCCCACCCTCAAGTCAACCGAGACGACAAACTCGGCAACTTCGCCCTCTTCAAAAGCGCAGAGCGCACCCGTCACAAAATCCACTCCCGCTGCGGCTCAACCTAGCACCACATCAGAGTCATCAGCCCCCGATGAAGCTGCCACAGCGGAATCAGCTGACTCATCGGCTCCAGCGACCGCCACACCGGAAAGTGGGCCAAACTCGACCCTGGAAACCTCACCGTTTTTAGTGCCCACCCCCGCCAGCTAAGCCACCAATCACGCCAGTTCGATCCATCTCAGCAATATTGACCCCTGATTTTTAGGAGCGCCCCATGAGCGTCAAAATTTACGAAAAAGTAGATAAGCTACCGACCGGCGGGCTGACCGTGCGCGCCTTGAAGACGCTGGATACCTTTGTGCCCGGACAGTGGAATAACCTGGTGGGCTTTGACCACACCATCAAAACCATCACCGGGGAAAACGACGAGGCGATGGTGCAGGCCATTGGCGAACGAGCGATCGCCCTCTTCAACGACAAATCTCAGGGCTACCAACGAGCCCTGTGGCTGTATGAAACTGTCGATTCGGCGTCAGGCATGTTGGGTACCGCCGCCCTCGCCAACCGCATTGGTCAGGATACCTTTCTCGGCTTTCTCAAAAACATCACTCCCAAACCCGAAAAAGCGCAGACCATTGACCTCTCAGTGAAGCTGGTCACCGAAGTTGTCGCCTTTTGCCACATCAACGGTATTCCCGGCGATAGTCTGGGCGATTTTCTCTCCGCCCTGGGTGACTACAGCAGTGAGTCGCTGATGCGCATGGCGGCTCTGGTGTCCTTTGATGGGGTGATTCCCCTGGGGGCCGATTTCAGCGCCAAAGCCCTTAACGCCATCAAAAATCTAGGGCCAGACGAACTGGAGAAAAATAACACCTTCAAAGGCGTGAAGAAAGAAATTCCGGGCAAGGATGCCAAGGGCAAGCTCTCTTTCATTACGGAAAGCTTTGAGTCAACTCAGGGCTGGATGGATAACTTTGTCAGCGACAAGGGCATCACCCAGAGCGGCTTGGTAGACAAGCTGGCGGGCTTCATGGAAGGTTCCAAATCCAAGCTCGACTATTTGGGAGCCTTTTTGGATGTGTCCGTTCACTATTACGAACACACTGGCGTGCAAACCCTGGCCCGTCGCCTAATTGAACGCGCCGTAGCGGAACTGTAGTCACCGTCAAGCATGGACAGACCCAGTTAACGCGATCGCTGTTCTCAAATGGGATGAGAACAGCGATCGCGCCCAAAATTCTTTGTCCTACTGGAAGTTGACGATGCGCGCAAAGCCTTCCGCCTGCAGGCTCGCACCGCCGACGAGTACGCCGTCGATTTCCGACTGGGCCATGATTTCGTCAATGTTGCCCGGCTTCACTGACCCACCGTACTGGATGGGCACATCCTGATTGGTCAGTTGCGCGCGGATGGCCCCGATCACCTTATTCGCGTCGGTGGCTTCGCAGGTATCACCCGTGCCGATCGCCCAAATCGGTTCGTAAGCAATCACCAAGTTGCTCTGATCCACATCGACCAAGTCTTTGCTGATTTGTGCGGCAATGATGCTGTCAGTTTCGCCCGCATCGCGCTGTTCCTTGGTTTCACCCACACAGAGAATCGGCGTCAACCCGTGGCGCTGAGCAGCGAGTAAGCGCTGGTTCACGGTTTCGTCCGTTTCGCCAAAATACTGTCGGCGTTCGCTGTGACCAACGATGACGTAGCGCACGCCCAATTCGCTGAGCATATCGCCGGAGATTTCCCCCGTGAACGCGCCTTCATCCGCCCAGTGGATATTCTGCGCCCCCAATTTGATCAAGCTGCCGTGGAGATTTTTGGAGAGGGTACCCAGCGCGGTGAAGGGGACACAGAGTACCGCTTCGCGATCGTCGGGGGTCTCTGTCAAGTAGTTCAAAAACTCTTGGAGAAACGCCAGCGCGTCCCCCTGAGTTTTGTGCATTTTCCAGTTTCCAGCAATGACAATCTTACGCACAGGTCGTCTAACTCACGTTCTTTACAGCATTTCGCATCACTGCATCCTACTAGGAAAAGGTGGCCTGAATCAAATACCGATTCGAGTGGTTGCGAGTGGGATTCAGACGATCAGCAGTTGGTTTAGAGGCACCTTTCAGCGATGAGCAACGCGCCGGGGGCTAACGAGGTGGGGTAGGTAAGACCAACTGTTGAGCATCGCCAGACTCTGGGACATATCCGTTGTCTGGCGGGCCACCAAAGTAGCGATCGCTGAGTTGCTTCACCACGATGTACAAAATCGGTACCACAAACAAACTGAGGAAAGTCGCCACAAACATGCCCCCAAACACCGCCGTCCCCAGCGACTGACGGCTCCCGGCTCCGGCCCCAGTGGCAATCACCAGGGGAAAGATACTGCTCAGGGTCGATATCGCCGTCATCAGAATGGGGCGCATCCGTTGCTCAGCCGCTTCAAAGGCTGACTTGACGATGGGGAGCCCTTCACCGCGCAGTTGATTGGCAAATTCCACAATCAGAATGGAGTTTTTGCTGGCAAGGCCAATCAGCATCACCAGGCCAATTTGGCAGTACACGTCATTGGGCAGACCACGCAGGGTTTGGGCCAGCAGCGCCCCCAGCACCGCCAACGGTACCGCAAAGAGAATCACCACTGGGTCGATAAAGCTCTCGTACTGGGCCGCGAGAACGAGGAAGACAAACACCAATCCCAGGCCAAAAATGATCGGCGCTTGGTTACCTGATTCAATTTCTTCCAACGAGGTGCCCGACCATTCGTAGCCCATACTCGGGGGCAACACTTGAGCCGATAGCTCCTCCATCGTGTTGAGGGCCACGCCTGAACTCACCCCCGGTGCAGGACTGCCCGTAATTTCGATCGCTCGATACAGGTTGTAGTGGTTGATGGTTTGCGCCCCTGTTGCGGAGGTCAAAGTCACCAGGTTACCCAGGGGAATCATGTCGCCCCCCGCAGAACGCACGTACAACTTGTCGATGTCGTCGGGGTTAGAACGATATTGCTGGTCAGCCTGCACGTAGACCCGATAAGTGCGCTGCCCCTGGGTAAAGTCATTGACATAGCGGGAACCGACATAAGCCTGCAACGTGCTGAACACGTCATCCACATCAACGCCGAGGGCTTTGGCGCGATCGCGATTCACATCCACAAGAATTTGAGGGGTCGCAGCAGAGTAGGTACTGAACACGTTCTGCAAGTTCGGGTCTTGATTGGCCGCGCCCAACAGCTCGCCCATTTTTTGCACCAGGGCGTCAATGCTCAAATTCCCGCGTCGATCTTGCAGCTGATACTGAAACCCGCCAAACTGCCCCAATCCCTGAATTGCGGGAGGATTCACCGGAAAGACCCGCGCTTCTGTAATTTGGGAGAATTTGCCAAACAGTTGCCCGATCAACGCTTGGGCGGATTCGCCAGGGCCGCGTTCTGACCAGGGTTCCAAAGTCGTAAACACGACCCCAGAATTAGACGTGCTGCCCGAAAAGCTGAAACCCCCAACGGCAAAGGTCGCTCGCACTCCGGGCAACGCCAAAATGTCTTCTTCGACCTGGCTCATCACCTCGCTGGTGTAACTGAGTGAAACCCCCTCCGGCCCCTGAATCAAGGTAATAAAGTAGCCCTGATCTTCATCCGGCAAAAAGGCGGAAGGCGCGGAGCGATAAAGCCAGCCAGTGATTACCAGTAGGGCAACGAAGGCGGCCAGTACCAACGGTTTCACCGAGTTCAACAATTCCAAGGTGCCGCGATAGGCGCGCCGCAATCCGTCCAAAAAGCGGTTGAAGCGGTTGAAAAAGGCGCCGAGCCAGCCGCCCATCGGCGGTTTTTGGCGCAGCAGCAGGCCTGCCAACGTCGGTGTCAACGTCAGGGCGTTAAAGGTGGAGAGGGCGATCGCAAAGGCGATCGTCAACGCAAATTGGCGATACAGCGCCCCCGTCGTGCCCGGAAAAAAGGCCACGGGAATGAACACCGCCATCAGCACCAAGGAGGTCGCAATGACCGCTCCGGTGAGTTCCCGCATCGCCTCGATCGCGGCTCTGGTCGGCGGCATGCCCAAGTCCTGAATCTTGCGAGCAATATCCTCAACCACCACGATCGCGTCGTCTACCACCATGCCCGTCGCCAGGGTCAGCCCAAACAGCGTCAAGCTGTTGATGGAGAACCCAAAGATTTTCACAATGGCAAAGGTACCGATCAGCGCCACCGGAATCGTCACGGCGGGAATGATCGTGGTGCGCCAGTCTTGCAAAAAGACAAAAATCACCAGGACAACTAGCAGTACCGCCTGCACCAACGTCCACACGACTTCGGTCAAAGACTGCTGCACGTAGTCCGTCGTATCAAAGCCAATGCCGTACTCCATGCCTGGGGGAAACTGTTCGGCCAAACGGGCCATTTCATCTTTGACCCCTTGCGCCACCTCTAGAGCGTTACTGCCAGGCAGTTGGTAAATCCCCAAGCCGATGGCCTCTTGGCCCCGAAACCGCAAAAAGCTACCGTAGCTTTCGGCCCCCAGTTCGACCCGTCCCACATCACTGAACTTGACCAGTTCAGCATTGTCGCCCGTTTTGATGACGAGATTTTCAAATTCGTCAATGTCTTGAAAACGGCTCAGCGCCCTCAGGTCAATTTGAAACTGTTGGGAATCGGCGGATGGCGGCTGGCCCAGTTGTCCCGCCCCGACGGAAATGTTTTGCTCTCGCAGGGCATCGATCACATCTTGCGGGGTGAGATTGCGACTCGCCAGCTGCTGCGGATTGAGCCACAGGCGGACGGCATACGTCCGTTCGCCAAAGATCACCACGTTGCCCACCCCGTCGACCCGCCGCAACGCATCCACGATGTAGAGATCGGCGTAGTTGCTGAGAAAAATGTCGTCGTAGGTATCGTCTGGGGTGTAGACGCTCATCGCCAGCAGAATATTGCTGCTTTCTTTGCTGACCGTGACGCCTGTTTGTAAGACCGGCTCGGGCAGCTGCGGCTCGGCGAGGGAGACCCGGTTTTGCACATCCACTGCGGCGATGTCTTTGTTACGACTCGAATCAAAGGTCGCCGTGATGGCGCTAGTGCCATCGTTGCTGCTGCTGGAGGTCATGTAACGCAACCCTTCGACCCCGTTAATTTCCCGCTCAATCAAGTTGGTAACGGTCTTTTCCACCGTTTCAGCATCCGCACCGATGTAGTTGGCGCGAACACTAATCTGGGTGGGCGCAATATCGGGAAACTGGGCGATGGGCAGGGTCGGAATACTGATCGCGCCCACCAGCAGCAAGATCATCGCGCAAACCGTAGCAAATACTGGGCGTTTGATGAAGAAATTGACGAACATTGAGGGTTCCTTGACGGCGGGATGCGATCGCGCAAGTTAAGAGACAAATTCACGTTGACCGACTAGGAAGGAGGGCCAGAACTGGCGTCTTCCGGAGGGCTATCCGCATCGGACTGGGGCAAGATTGGGGTGCCGTCTTGTAGATTCAAAATGCCGGAAACGACGATGGTTTCCCCCAGTTCGAGGCCACTGAGCACTTCAAAATCATTACCTTGAATATTGCCTAACTGCACTGGACGCAATCGGGCCACTTGCTCTGGAGCAGGCATCCCCGGCGGCACCGCATTCGGTGGGGGCAACTCTTCTTCAGTGCCTTCATCTGCGACGTAAACAAAGGTCTGGCCGCCCAGCCGAGTAATCGCCGCC contains the following coding sequences:
- a CDS encoding efflux RND transporter permease subunit, with protein sequence MFVNFFIKRPVFATVCAMILLLVGAISIPTLPIAQFPDIAPTQISVRANYIGADAETVEKTVTNLIEREINGVEGLRYMTSSSSNDGTSAITATFDSSRNKDIAAVDVQNRVSLAEPQLPEPVLQTGVTVSKESSNILLAMSVYTPDDTYDDIFLSNYADLYIVDALRRVDGVGNVVIFGERTYAVRLWLNPQQLASRNLTPQDVIDALREQNISVGAGQLGQPPSADSQQFQIDLRALSRFQDIDEFENLVIKTGDNAELVKFSDVGRVELGAESYGSFLRFRGQEAIGLGIYQLPGSNALEVAQGVKDEMARLAEQFPPGMEYGIGFDTTDYVQQSLTEVVWTLVQAVLLVVLVIFVFLQDWRTTIIPAVTIPVALIGTFAIVKIFGFSINSLTLFGLTLATGMVVDDAIVVVEDIARKIQDLGMPPTRAAIEAMRELTGAVIATSLVLMAVFIPVAFFPGTTGALYRQFALTIAFAIALSTFNALTLTPTLAGLLLRQKPPMGGWLGAFFNRFNRFLDGLRRAYRGTLELLNSVKPLVLAAFVALLVITGWLYRSAPSAFLPDEDQGYFITLIQGPEGVSLSYTSEVMSQVEEDILALPGVRATFAVGGFSFSGSTSNSGVVFTTLEPWSERGPGESAQALIGQLFGKFSQITEARVFPVNPPAIQGLGQFGGFQYQLQDRRGNLSIDALVQKMGELLGAANQDPNLQNVFSTYSAATPQILVDVNRDRAKALGVDVDDVFSTLQAYVGSRYVNDFTQGQRTYRVYVQADQQYRSNPDDIDKLYVRSAGGDMIPLGNLVTLTSATGAQTINHYNLYRAIEITGSPAPGVSSGVALNTMEELSAQVLPPSMGYEWSGTSLEEIESGNQAPIIFGLGLVFVFLVLAAQYESFIDPVVILFAVPLAVLGALLAQTLRGLPNDVYCQIGLVMLIGLASKNSILIVEFANQLRGEGLPIVKSAFEAAEQRMRPILMTAISTLSSIFPLVIATGAGAGSRQSLGTAVFGGMFVATFLSLFVVPILYIVVKQLSDRYFGGPPDNGYVPESGDAQQLVLPTPPR
- the tpiA gene encoding triose-phosphate isomerase, whose amino-acid sequence is MRKIVIAGNWKMHKTQGDALAFLQEFLNYLTETPDDREAVLCVPFTALGTLSKNLHGSLIKLGAQNIHWADEGAFTGEISGDMLSELGVRYVIVGHSERRQYFGETDETVNQRLLAAQRHGLTPILCVGETKEQRDAGETDSIIAAQISKDLVDVDQSNLVIAYEPIWAIGTGDTCEATDANKVIGAIRAQLTNQDVPIQYGGSVKPGNIDEIMAQSEIDGVLVGGASLQAEGFARIVNFQ